The DNA region aaaaatatgaatgaaaCATGCAGAATTTCACAGTTATAGATCATTTAAGGaactcagtcaattgaaataaataaattaggccctaatctatggatttcacatgactgggaatacagatatgcatctgttggtcacagatgccttaaaaaaaaggtaaggGAGTGTATCAGAaaaccagttagtatctggtgtgaccaccatttgcctcatgcagtgtgagacatctccttcacatagttgATCAGGtcgttgattgtggaatgttgtcccaatcttcaatggctgtgagaaattagtagaaagaggaggaagggaagcgctactgaggtacactatagtatattatGGTAGAtcgaaggtgctctttggtaacaGGTGTAAataggtcatcaaaaagaaaggaggaccaaggcactcttcatataataaatttaaatgcctttattagtatggcatgttcaatagaaacaaagttgtttaaaaaccgacgaAATTGATGGATATTGGCCGGGAACTGGAACCCGCTGTCGTACACataaatccagagcatcccaaacatgctcaataggtgacatgtctggtgagtatggaagaactggtacattttcagctttcaggaattgtttacagatcaaattgccatcgataaaatgcaattgtgttcgttatccatagcttatgcctgcccataccataaccccactgccaccatggggcactctgttcacaatgttaacatcagcaaaccgctcgcctacACGACGgcatctgccatctgcccggtaatCCAGCCACCTgcgaggtgtggaatatcaagaagctgattaaacagcgtgatcattacacaggtgcaccttgtgatggggataataaaaggccactctaaaatgtgcagttttgtcacacaaccgtctcaagttgagggagcgtgcaattggcatgctgattgcagaaacgtccaacagagctgttaccagagaattgaatgttaatttcttgaCCATAAACCACCTTTAtgggtttaaagatgaacttcttgtgaatccaaccacggtgtcagatgtaaaaaatgctttacggcgaaagcataccgtacgattatttgagaacatagcccactagacaaatcattacaaacagtaaccagccaagtagaacagttacacaagtcagaaatagagatacaattaatcccttacctttgatgatcttcatatggttgcactcagcagacattaatttacttaaaaaatgttccttttgttcgatagtctctttatatccaaaaacctccgttttgttcgcgttttcttcagtaatccacaggctcaaacgcagtcaaaacaggaagacaaaaataatcaaaattgtatccgtaaagttcatagaaacatgtcaagcgatgtttatattcaatcctcaggttgtttttagcctaaataatcgatcatatttcaaccggacaataacgtcgtcaatttaaaaggtaaacaagaaacacactctctccgtctcgcgcatgaaaaagctctgtgacactttagggtccactcattcagactgctcttacttcctcatttttcagaatacaagcctgaaacaatttctaaagaccgttgacatctagtggaaggtatagacactgcaatttgagtcctaagtcaatggatactgtaatggcattgaatagaaaactagaaaaccaacaaaaaaaaatacttccctaatggatttttctcaggtcttcacctgccaaatcagttctgttacactcacagacactattttaacagttttggaaactttagtgttttctatccaaatctaccagttatatgcatatcatatcttctgggcccgagaagcaggcagtttaatttgggcatgcatttcatccaaaattctgaatgctgccccctaccctagagagggTTCACTGAAGTTTGCAATTGTTTCAATTGACTATCATAACTTGCTGTAATGTTCACTCAGTGtacagaacattaggaacaccttcctaatattgagtggcaccaccttttgccctcagaacagcctcaattcgtcagagcatggactctacaaggtgtcgaaatcgttccacagagatgctggcccatgttgactccaaagcttcccacagttgtcaagttggctgtatgtccttttggtggtggaccattcttgatacacacaggaaactgttgagcatggaaaaacccagcagcgttgcaattcttgacacactcaaactggtgtgcctggcacctactaccgtaccttgttcaaaggcacaatctatgtctcaattgtctgaaggtttaaacattttaaaacttgcaggttccttctgacaatgcaaaaacaataagaaataaaaaaagataaaaataccaacaaagtaaatggctcagtagaataaaataaacattttagcttaagtataatacaggaataACATGTTTATATCAATAACAGCTATGTTTTTAGttttccccactcagaccactcccagacagtcctaggaAAATTGTTACTTAAATCACTTCTATGCAGAGAGCAATTTATTTTGAATATGtttgtctttatttatttttttataaaaacattcacagtaaagtacttaattgttacctagaaatgagttgatattgagataaaaacggctgcattgggcctttaagagCCAGTACGTTAACACTATTTTGAGATGATGACTAAAATCTTCCATCCCTTTCCCCCTTAGGACAACCACCCCGGGAGAGACCAAACTGCTGGCCTCAGAAATCTATGAACTCCTCCAGGCCTCTAACAGTGAGGATGCAGACAAGCCAGAGGAGCCCTTCTGCAGACGCAAGTCCCAGTTCTTCCTGGGCTCCACCAACAAGCAGGCCAAAACAGTGGTCCTCCACATAGATGGCCTGGATGACTCTGTGAGTGCCCATATACTGATCAATAAGTATATTGATAAGGAGACGGCTGTTatgagaattatgttctcaataTACATAATCCAATTTAATTATATTACTCAGTCTGCaaaccagaatttgtaagatcctggtcgaatgaaacagacggaggcccagctaaaatagtcaaaaaggtttattcacGGGAACGTTCTGGCGTGCACAGTACAAAGACCTTCATTTTATAGTgacacacatacttccacacacaACATTAGGTATCTACCCAGCCGACAGATTAGGGGAGTCCGTGAGAATAGCTTCTTTCCGCCCTCCCCCAAGATAGGGAGAGACCTGGGAAGTTCTCAGTGCCCCAGCCAAGGTCGGCACCGAATCTggctcagacagtctgttatcaaGATACTAGACATATTGTCACCAAAACATTAATTCTGACTAAGAACTACACTCCAGGATATATTATTCTACTGACTAAAACCACACACAGCATTAAAATAATCtaatgattctaatcaatttcatacaatcaTATGGTTTCAGAGTTATGGTTTCAGAGTGTAATATTCTAATCATTTATTAAAATATATCCCATTATCAACGGCACACCATGCTAGCTCCAGTAACTTCTTTACTAAGATAAACCTGATATGTTACACAAAGAATGATGGGTTCTGTAATACATTATGCTATAGTTATTAGATAAGGTGACAGTTCTGGTAGTCCACTACCTGATGTAAGCTGAGTTTATACAGTTATTCCCATTCATCTCCTCCAGAGCCGGAGGAGCCTTTGTGAAGAGGCCCTGTTGAAGATTCGAGGTGTCATCAGCTTCACATTCCAGATGGCCGTTAAGAGATGCATCATCAGAATCCGCTCAGACCTGAAGGCAGAGGTTAGTCACATTCTGTCTGTCCTATTACATTATATtctggggaggagatggaggagggcaGAGGTGAGTCTAATCTCAGCAACCCAGAACCAATATCTTGCAGCTGCTTGATTAGGTAGGGGGAGATATGAGATATAACACTGAGTGTCAGAACCTGGATGGATCCTCTTTGGTAGCTCAACCCAACTCTCTCTGCAAGTCTCGGGCAAGTGTATGGGGCAAAAGTTCCCTCTCCTTCCCAAAGTTGAAAGATGCCAGGTGTAGGTGCACACCCTGAGAAATCTTGATTTATCCAAATAACCAGCCTTGAAAAATCTGCGCACTGGAAAAATTGTTCCTCATTATTCATCAAATCCCAGAGTCCTTGGACAGATGTTAAACATATGTCCACGAGATTTAAAGTGAGTTAAACAACCTGCGGCGGCCCTGTAACACTCGCTGAGGAGGGAATCATGGCTGAGGTGTGTCGTTGTTAAATCAAATATCTGGTTCCTCTGTAGGCTCTGGGTTCTGCCATCGCATCAACTGAAGTAATGAAAGCTCAACAGGTGGTCAGGGGAGAGGATGGAAATGAGGTTTGTCTTTCTGAATTAATTTCCAGTTTTATGTTTCTGTTGTCTTAACAGAGCCTTGGTTGAATCTCTGTTATTTTCTAGTCTGTCAATTTGATTCCCAGAGAAGGTCTTTACAAATATTAAGGAATGATCTTTTCTCAAGGACAAAGCTTACAAAAAGAAGTTTGGTATCTAATCAGAATCTAAATTCAAATACCATGGTCCTTGACCTTTTTTGCCAGGAATATCATCTATCTTGTAGTGCACATTGAATTGAGCTCTTCCTTTTGCTGTATAGGTAATCATCCCATTCCCAGAGGATGGTTCTGTAGCAGTGAAGCAGAATGTGGATCTTCCAGACTATCTTCCAGAGGAGGAGAGCCCATCCCAGGAGCCAGACAAGGCTGTGACCCGCGTGGGCACAGGGCAGGACGGAGCAGGCTGGCTAGGCACTGCTGCTAACTTTCTGTCCCGCTCTTTCTACTGGTGACTCCCAGACCACTTACACCTCTTCAGACAGAATCAGGCTCCCAGCTGCCAAAGAGCTGGACTGCCAAAGGCAATGTGTAACAACAAATGATTCCAACGGTATGCagtacacacatgcacgcatccACAATCTTACACACACTCCCACCTGGCACCATACAGAATCACCAAGCCATTGAGGGAGAGGACCGGCTTCCGGAATGGATTCTTATTTCTTATCTTTTGGGTTTTGATTGACAGCTAGACTATTCTTTCTGCAAATGTAAATGGGGCCATGTATTTGAAAACCAAAATGTCTTATTGTGAGGAGCTTTATTGTGGCAACATTAATAGGACTTGATCCATCAGAAACGTTGCCACAAAATGAAGTTCCTGTAGTTAGAATGATTTGAAGGATCTGAAATCATTATGGGTCTTTTTGACCGATCTTTGAACAATAACAGACCTCCTCCCCTCTTTTCTCAATGGGTATTGTAGAATATGCAGTAATCAGCATGTGTCCAGTTATCGTGCCTTTCGTTTCATTCTGTTTACATGGATACCCTTGCATGACTGACTGTCTGCTTTAGTTCTGAAGCCTGTAAGGCTCCTTACTTTAATATACCAAAGGTTACTGATGCAGACACTGTATCAACTCGTGTGGGTACTCTTTAAATTCCAATGCCAACTTAAATCATTCATGAAATATATGTGGAGGATTATGAGCAATGTTTAAAGGACTGTGTGGCTGGCTGGTTGGAGAAGAGATGTTTTATCTACAGTAAAAGCATGAATATTTTGCACAGTCTGAACACTGTGGTATTCTCGAACAATGTGCTGGCATGCTTTATTAGCTTGGTTTATGTTGAGTATTACTCATTACAGAACAATATTAGGATATATTTCCTAAGGAAGAGCATTGTTCCTCTTTAAGGTACAGCCTCTGACATTTTTTGGGAACAACATTCCTTTCCCCAATGTCTTGTATGATTTAGCGCATAGTTAAAAAGAATACAAGGCTAAACATTGTCTTTGAGAGATTGACTACATAAACATTAATGGTTGAGCATTTGACCAAATTAcgcaagattttagttctgggcATACTGAGATTAGGCTAAACCTAACATTATTTTTCTCTAAATATATGTAGATTGAAATACACATTGTTAGATTTGAATTGGAAATGGATTGGCCAGCAGTGTCCTTAAACCTGTGGTTAAAAGGAGCTCATGTGGGTGCTGCTTTCTGTCAGGGTCAGCTGTAAGTGTTGAACAGTGAATGTTTTGGATTGTTCGCTCAATATAATGGATCACTTGCCATTGCCCAGCCTCTGAAATGGTTATGTTATCAGTGCATGTTACAGTGTATGAATGGGAAATGTTTTTGCTGAGCTTATTACTGTTCAAAGTAAATCTCCACATGAGAAGTCTTCAGTTTGGACCACCTATAGTACAGATGACAATCCCTTTTTAAAGTTCACCCACTGCCTCAAGGAAAAGTTCAGTTTCTGCCAAGTGTTTCTTGAAAATGTCATTTTCTGTCTGTGGAGGGAGAAAATAATTGTATAGAATTTTCTAGAAATGTACTGTTGTCTTCTCCTTGTATGTGTTGCTTGCGTTAACATGTCCTATAGACTCTCCCACCTCGTACAATCACACCTGACTAGATTGTGACCGTCATGCCAGGGCAGAATGCATCCTATTTGCAAATACTGTATAGTTGTTCACACTCAATCAATGTGCATTGTTTACCAACAAAGTCATTCACTAGAAATATGTTAATATCTTTGTCTTGTTATTGACTTGCTTTTTCCCCCCAGAAACCATTTATTAGATCAACTAACATTAATCAGGTCAGCCTTTTTGTTTCCCGGCTTTATTCCACTCAGGTGAAATTTCTATCATATAATCCACGGTCTAATCACTCGCTTAACCCCCAAAGATGAAATATTTACAAGCTATTTATGTTTGTTGTTTCTTTCCACCGATAATGTATGAACGCCAATCACAGAGGAAtgttctgtgtgtatgtatgcacaCCACGGAGATGTTTGCTGCCTGTCAGTTTGTCTGTAGTGTTATGGGCCATTGTGAGTGAGCTGTATGTTCCTAAGAGTTATATAAAAGAATATTAAAAAACAATGTTATTATATGAAATGTCCAATTGTTCATTTTATTGATGCTGATGGGATAGGGTACTGCCTTGAATGGAGGACATGACAGTTTGTTCAACATGACAATTAAAAATGTACACAATATAACATGGTTTGGTttcaatgaatgaatgaatttcCCTTTTAGTGACAACTGATGTCTTTTACACATTACCGAGAAGTGTCTGACTGTTTCACTTTCTTTCCCACTGGCTTGACTTCCCTCTGTATGATCTGCTTGTGTTTGAATTCCCCAAAAAGTGAAGAGAAACAGAATGTTGTTCCCCTGGGACATTACTAAAGGGCCTTGTCTTTGAGCTCCTTCCCATAATGCATGCTCGTCTCACTATTACTTTGGACCCAATATGCTTGGAAAATGTCCAACCTCCCACATTTGAAACCAGTGGGGCCCTGTAGAGGAGAACAGGATGAGAATTATGCTGGGTTTAGGCTACGGTTCTTTCCACAGACTTATCTTTGCTGCAATCCCAGCTCTTGTGACCTGCTCAACTGCCTGGAAGATAAATGTGTTAACGTGCACTCCCAGACAGCTATGTCCATACATCATCAAGTCTAGGTTTAGTATTACCACAGGTTTGGCATATTATTGAAGTAGAGGTGAAAACAGGACAGCCACAAGACATACAGACAGAAAATAGCAGTGCTGCCGTTGTCATATGGCAGACTGTGACTGACTGACAATCCCAATGAAAATGCAGAGGAAGCAAAGCCCCATGTGACCTCAGCAGAGAAGTATCAATGGAATTCCCTTTGGGAATCTGCCCGCTATCATCAACATCGCTGCCTTTTATTCACAATGCAACAATGGGCAAACTGCATTCAGCAGCACACTCCATGCGTACTGTAAGAACAATAAAAAAGGAAGCCTCTACTTTTCCCCCTTATATTCAGGAGCTTACCTCTGTCTGAATGTCAAGCTCTACACTACCAAATATTGCTTGCATTCCAGAGTGACTTAGTCAGCAGTTTTCTTTAATGAATAAAATGAGAGTAAAATATTGAGGTATGTTGCAGTACAATACAGTTGACACAGGGTGTCAGTATTGCATCGTCATTGTGTAGTTGTCAACCGACCAAGTTGCTTGATTTATATGAACTGAGAAATGCTTgatcatatacactgagtataccaaacattaggaacaccttcctaatatttactTGGAAGGtgttccaacccccccccccccccccccccccacacaaggtgtcgaaagagttCCACAGGGGCAAACACGTAAAACtgttgtgtgaaaaacccagcagcgttgcagttcttgacacactcaaaccaatgcgcctggtacctaccaccataccccattcaaaggcacttcaatattttgtcttgctcattcaccctctgaatgcacACATACCCAATCTatgtctcaattctctcaaggcttaaacatcattctttaacctgtctcctccccttcatctacattgattgaagtggatttaacaagtgacattaaaaagggatcatagctttcacctggtcagtctatttcaTGGAAAGTGTTCTTAATGTGTTGTAGAGTGGTCATATATCACAGCGGGTCTGAACCCTGACCTCTCACTAAAGATACCAAAGTGTTGACCTTTAGACCAAGAGGAAATTCCCTATGGGCCGAGGGGGACACTGATTTTGAAGTCGCAGGCAGGGCTACTGTACCTCATTATGCGACCACGAGCCTGACTCATGTCCGCTACACATACACTTTCCGATCTTGTAATGTTAATACTTTTCATAGAAAAAGCACTAAAGAAAAGACATGCATAATACTTTAATTGATCTTATCTAATATTACAATATAAAGAGCAGAAAGAAATGGGCAGAGCTATGTAAAATGAGATAATTTACCCCCTGCCAATAGCTATtcccatacaatacaatacatgttGTGTGCATGAATGTTCTTAGTACTCTGTATTCAGAGAGGGGAAGAAGTGTCATCAGAGGGGCATGAGAGAGACCTGTGCCAGGACCTACTGAGACATATTTACTTAGCAGCACACAAACTACCGCAGCCAGGTTTTTTTTTACAGGGAGGTGACATGATAGAGGCTACAGGAGGTCGATATATTGTAGCTTTGTTAAATAGAATAGGGCTTAAGGTAAGGGCATTCAACATTGTTTTGAATGAGAACCACTTGGTAATACATTATTTATTAACTCTTATCAGAACCTGACTGCTTTTGATGTGGGTGGAACAAGCTCATGATTACGAAATGATAATGGCCTTAATGATGTTTCATTAGAGGTTGTAGATGATTAGTTGCTTTCACAGCAATTGTGTCCTTCAAGAGGGGCTAGACTAGAGTATGGGGACCGCATAGCTCAGAATGTCCAAATAATACAGCGCAATGAAAATATGAGAGGGGCGGTGGAGTAGCTTCACATGTGAAATATATATGTTTTAGCATTCCCATGAATAATAATCAATTTAATTTATATAGCACTATTTATTATACAGATAAGATCAAAGACGCTAAATAGGCCTGACAAACATTTATCCAAATTACCTTGTTTATCCTTTTTCCCTGTTTGGTGTTGTGCAATCAATCAAGATCAATTAACCAAAATGCTGAATCCTTAAAGTCATTATCATTAGTTGAGGTAATTAAGTAAATATCCCTATTTGCAAAATGAATGGCTCATTAGCTGTGTTGAATATTGAATCTCCTGCTCTCTAGATTCTCTATTTTTAGGAGTTGTGATAAACAGTTTTTCAGATTATTACATCTTTCCATcaagtggtgtaaaaatactttaaattacTACTTAAGTTTTTTGGgggtgtatctgtactttactttactttactatttctatttttgacaacttttacttttactccactacattcctaaagaaaaatgacgtactttttactccatacattttccctgacacccaaaagtacttgttacattatGAATTtataacaggacaggaaaatggtccaattcacacacttatcaagagaaccttcctggtcatccctactgcctctgatctggcggattcactaaacacaaatgcttcatttgtaaattatttctgagtgttggagtgtgcccttgaATGTCCGTAAAAGAAAAAAAGacgaaaattgtgccgtctggtttgcataatataagtcatttgaaatgatttatacttttacttgtgatacttaagtatatttttgaaATTAccattacttttgatacttaagtacatttaaaatcaaatacttttagacttttactcaagtagtattttactggatgactttcacttttacttgagttattttctatgatggtatctttacttttactcaagtatggcagttgggtactttttccaacactgtTTCCATCTGAAATTGACTCTTTACAATAATCATTCAAATCTGAATGACACGATCAACATTTGATCCTGTACCATCTCACCTAAACTTCAAGAGTGACGTAGTGTTGGAGGTGAATCAAAGCAAGTAAATATATCAAAACATAATGGGTTGAACTGGTTGGGATTGTTTACTGAACACCGGCCTCTATCATGTTGGTCAGATTAATCTACATTTACATACAGGTATTTCTTGTTGTTTCTGTCAGTTGGAGGCTAGTGTTGTAAACAAAGGATCATGGCACATTGAAGGTCATTCATGCTCGGTTTCCTAT from Salvelinus fontinalis isolate EN_2023a chromosome 26, ASM2944872v1, whole genome shotgun sequence includes:
- the LOC129823997 gene encoding armadillo repeat-containing protein 1-like translates to MSGEPDALAVVNQLRDLAADPMNRRAIVQDQGCLPGLILFLDHPNPQVVYSALLAVRYLAECHQNKEKMRGELGMILSLQNVMQKTTTPGETKLLASEIYELLQASNSEDADKPEEPFCRRKSQFFLGSTNKQAKTVVLHIDGLDDSSRRSLCEEALLKIRGVISFTFQMAVKRCIIRIRSDLKAEALGSAIASTEVMKAQQVVRGEDGNEVIIPFPEDGSVAVKQNVDLPDYLPEEESPSQEPDKAVTRVGTGQDGAGWLGTAANFLSRSFYW